A stretch of DNA from Maridesulfovibrio sp.:
AACTACAACACTCAATCCGGTGACTCCGGCCTTTTTGAAATCTTCGAAAAGTTCAGCCTTGCCGGAAACATTGATATCAGCATTTATTTCAGGACGGGTGGAGGAAGCGGCAACATGGATTTTAAAAGTAAACGGGTCCCCCGGTGCAAATCCATTCACATTAATATCGCAGTCGTCTATGGCCTGCCGAATGTCTTCCATCCTGTCATCCCAGACAATTTGCGCGTTTTCGATATTTATTCCGGCCACGGAAATCGGAATTGATGCACCACCCTTTTCCGCTTTGGTTTCCTTTGAATCGGAAGGAGTTGCAGCTTCCGCCTGTGCCGAAGCTTCTTCCGCTTTTACAAGATCATCCCAGTTTGTTTTTCCCTGTTTGTCACGCATCAAGTAAAGCTGGAGATCAGCCACATCAATGTTATTGAGCTCGATTGACCCGAAAATAAGGGGGACGAGTTTCAGGCTTACATCAGCGGATTTCAGGCTGAGCATATCCTGACCTTCGAATCCCTTGGCATTGGAAAGGGCCAAACCACCGGTTCGCACCCCGATCCAGGGAAAGACGGAGAGAGAAAGATCTCCCTTGAAAACAAGTTCACGCCCGGTTTTATCCCGAACAATTTTTGAAATATCATCCTTGTAATCATTCGGATCAATCAAAACAGTCGCCAGCACCATGGCTGCCGCAATAACCGTAACCAGACCAGCTACAATCCAAATGGCAATTTTGGATACTTTTCCCATAAGTTCCCCGCTTGGTATAGACTGAAAAAGCAGTACAAATTCATTTAAAAATCAGATGCAAAAAAACACATCAGCTTCAGTATATCTTCACAGCAGATAAAATCAAATCTTATTATAGATAATAGAACTCGTTTCAGAAACAAGTCTCAACGGATCACATTCAAGCGGCTATTGCCAACTGCTGCGGAATCGGGCAATAAGTCGTCATGAAAAATAAGTGGTTTCTTCTTCTGGCGAGTATTGTTTCGTATGCCCTGTATCTTATCACCATGGTCAGCCTGCCTCATTTTCTGGACGGTGTTTTGGGCTTCTGGCCCGAAGAACTGGGATACCGATTTGCAATAAAACTGAAAGGCAATACCCCTCTGCTATATTTCTGCATCGGACATATGGCAATTTTCGGGGCTGCCATTCCCCTAACCATCGCCAAGATCTTCAAGTTGAAACCGCACAGGAAAGTGCCGGGAAAAATACTCTGGCCGAGCATAATCGTTTTGCTGGGGGCATTCTTTTTTTACGCCAGCTATCAGGGATTCCTGATGAACATGCTTCACCCGGACCCGGACCCGCCATACATGACGGAAGCTTTTTTCTATATCTTTCCATTGGCTTTGGGATTTTCAGCATATTCCTGCTTTCTTCTGCCCAGAGCCATAATGTTTCTGCTGGATCAGAACAGATTCTCCCCTGTCATTGAAGCTCTTGTTGCAGCCGGAACAATGTTCATATCGTGGAAAGTCTACAACCTTGATCCGCACATACTCCCGGAAAAAATATTCTGGACCGGGATGGTAATTGCCGCGGCCGGAGCACTTTCCCGGTCATTCTACATGTCATTTGCAGCCTGCTTCGCAACCCTGTACGGAGCAGCGATGGTACATCCCGTTTTTTACCACATCCCCTGGGAACCCATTCTGCCGGGATTCATTGTCGCTTTCAGCGCCTTCTGTCTATACCTTCACTCCCGCGATACAAGGATATTTCCGCCCCCCCAGAGCTGAACCAATTGATTAAAAAAGGGGAAACATCGGCATTAACCGGCGTTTCCCCTTTTCATTATCACAATAATCCAAAATATATCAGCCGAGCAGTTTCCTGATCTCCTGCAGTTCCGCTCTTACCTCACGCAAAATTTTCCTTTCCGGGATCATTTCCGATTCATTCCCGATGCGCAAAAGCGGCAGTTGATCTACGGGGGCCGGAGATGCGGCTCTATTCTGTTCAGCACAATTGCCGTTCTCTGAACCTTCAAGTCGCTTGCGGGCACCTTCTATGGTCAATCCTTCGTCATGAAGCAATCCCTTGATCCGGCGGATCAGCGAAATATGCTCATCGCTGTAGAGACGCTGTCCGGAAAGGGTCCGGATAGGCTCCAGCTGCTCGAACTCCCCTTCCCAAAAACGCAGGACATAGGACTTCAGCCCGACAAGTTTGGCCGCCTGCCCGATCTTATATGTTTTCTCTTCAATCTGTCCTGACATAGAATATCTTAGTATCAGAGAGGCACTCCTTAGAAAAGCCCAAAAGAGCCGAATATCTGCCGAACAGAACAAACTTTCCCTCTACAGAGCATAGCCCGAAAACACCAGCCAACAACCCCGCTAAACGGTTCAACCGGCTGATTATTTAGAAGAACAGACAGAATCAACAAAAAATCTAAAAAGCAGCTTGACAGCAAAGCCCCTCTCACGTAGAACCTGCTTCGTCGACAGCGAGTCGGCCCAAAAATAGGCGCGTAGCTCAGGGGGAGAGCGCTTGCTTGACACGCAAGAGGTCAGCAGTTCAAAGCTGCTCGTGCCTACCAGGTAAATTATAAGGACTTACGATGAAAATCGTGAGTCCTTTTTTCGTTGGGTCAACACAAGGGTCAACATCTGGAGATCTTATAGTGATCCTGTTTGGTTTTACAGTGATCCGTAAATGCTTCCCTGACTGCTTGCCTTGGCAAGCTGTATCCCACATATTTTAGTTACAATTACGATTAAAAAAATCCAGCCTCCCGGGAGACTGGCTTTAAATTTACTCTTCAACCAAAGTAGACGTAAGTTTGTTTGAACTGGGAGCTAAGCTCTCTTCTCGGATAATACCCAACCCAGAAGCCACCACGTATAATTTCTCAATGTGCATCCCTGCAAGATCAAGTGAATACTTAACGTGTACAAGTTTGCGTAACTTACCCAGAACTACTCTTTCCTCTTCTTTAACAATCACATAGTCAGCTTTCACCTTCCCGGTCGAAGACCAGATAAGCTGGCTCCATTCTCTATTATTTAAGTCAAGAATAATATTTTCATTCTTTTTGCCCTTGTTGAAAATTAATTTTCCATCTTCAGCTGTGAGGTAGTAACGATACATTGTTTCTTCCGGAAGATCATCCGCATAGCGAACTCCTTCAGGAAGCTTAGTTTTTAGTCTCTCGCCCGGTGAAACTTTTCTTACTTTAGGTAACTTCGTCCATTCTTCAATAACATAGCTTCCATCATCATTCACCGTAGTGCATATTACCCTTTTGGTGATCCCAAAATCACTTAATTTTAATTTTATGCTTTCTCCTGGCTGTGGCCCTAAAAACTGAGACACATCAGAAGAAGCCCAAACAGTTTGGGAAACTAAAACCAAAACAACCAATACGGCATTAATTATTACTGAGTACAACGGTCTTTCCTGTCCCCGGATGATAGGTAAATACAAAATCTCCATGTTCAATATTTCTACCTTGGCAAATCACTGTGACATCTGTCTCAACGACATCGGTCTCATCGACTTGCCGGGTTTCAGTTTTATTTAACAATTCTGTCTTTGAGTCCTCACATTCCCTGACCCTTCTTTTGGTCCTTTGTTCCTCTGCCGTATAATATTTTCGCCAATATGCAGAACCCCCAGACCCTACAATGAAAGCACGGATATATTCATAATAAATATCAGTTTCTCTCACTTTTTCCCATTTTGTGACTTCCTCCCAGACAACGCACTCAATTAGTCGACATCGACAATTCGGATGCGGCCTTTTCACCGCAGGGGTATCGAAGTATTCACCATCCAATTTTTTGCATTCAGCACATGCCCCATCACTCGCTTGCCACCGATAGAAAATCCCTAAAACAGTTCGCTCAGGAGGAAAATCGATAGGCCCAACTCCACCGGTCATCAACCCATCAGGATCATTAAAATTAATCGGATCATCCAAGCAATACCCATAAACATCCACATCACCGCCACCATATCCAAGCGGATCTTGGGCTGTAAAACGCCCAATCTCGGAATCATACTCGCGGAAACCGAAATGAACCAACCCGGTATCTTTATCAGTAAGCCCGGATGCAAAGCCAAGCGGCAGATAAAACTGCTCATTTGTATCCACCAACACATTTCCAAACGAATCGTATATAATTCGCTTTATCTCATTTCCCTGATCATCAGCAACCATAAAAACCGATCCGACCTGATCAACTGCCAGATAGAACGTCTTACCCTCGGATGTCATGATAATCTGGTCAGACTCTTCATCGTGGGTAAAAGTTATTTTATTCTTACCCGTTCCGTCAGCGATTGCTTCAATAGTCTTGAAATCTTTCCACTTATATTTTTCGACAATCTCACCGTTAATTTTCTTAGCAATGCGCACACCACGTTTATCGAAAACGTATTTAATAATTCGACCATCAGGCAGAACAACCTTACAGAGCTGACCATTGGACAGGTATTCGTATTGAGTAACCCTATTTTTGACTTTCTTCTCAGACAGGCTTCCATAAGCATTGTATGTGTATGTGGTATCACCAGCCTGTAGAAGACGAAGCTTATCATCATACTCGTAGTGCCTACGCCCAGAATGCAATGTTTCAGAAACTAACCGCTCGCCCTGCGCTCCGTACTGGTACTGCTCAACAAGACGATCTCCCTCCCAAACCTTATTCAGTCTCCCGCCTGCATCATATCCATATTGGAGATGAAGATCATTCGGATCAAACGCGAGCAACCTCTCAAATATGCGCCACTTTTCATCACGTGCAGCAGCCAGAATGGAGAAGGGCTTATCAGCTCCGGGGACAGTAAAAGCGATGGTACGAACCTTTTCATCAGGATCAATTTCAATACCATCCTTGGCTAGTTCGTCCTGAATACTTTCTCCGGTTCCAGCTTGTACATATGGATGAAGCGGATGTTGAGAATGCTGATGATTAACACTTGCTGTGGCTGCACTAAATTCTGCTACAGCTTTCCTTCCGTAGTCCGTTTCAGCCAGTCCGCGAACAACGGGCAGGTTTGGATTCTGTTCCATAAACTGAGCATGGACCATTCGCTTCAGTTTGGCGAAAATAGCTTTGGATTGCTCCTGCTCGTATAACTTCTGATCCCATCTACGTTTGGTCTCCGGCTTCATCATAGATGAATAAAGTTTGTCTCCCATTGAAAATTCTGAAAAATCAACTCTCGGCTCTTTCAGTTCCTCACCTGTTCTGCGGTCAACTATCTTCCAAAGATTTTCGATCTGCATTTCCGCTGGTTCGGTTTCACCGTACAGCACCAGACCAGTTGTCAATTCACTGCGGGGTCTAAGCTCCATCCGGTAATTAGTGAAAGATTTCATTCTTTCCTCCAGTCTTAAAGGTTGTTGGGGAGTGCCCAGAATCCTTGTGATCCAAAACAGCCCTCCCCTTTGACCTCAAAATTAAATGACAAAACGGACCTGAATCAGCTAACTCAGGTCCGCCTTGAAAGGAAAAATAAACGATTTAAAATTGTCTCAACATCATCCCACAAGCCCCAGAATCATCCCCGAAAAACAGGGTCAACCGGGACGGCCAGCCAATGCCTATAACACCCCTATTACATCACTGAAAAATGTTGACCTTCAAAAAAATAGACCAATAAATACAAACAGTTAAGGCCGTACCCCTGTGCTTGACACGCAAGAGGTCAACAGTTCAAAGAAGCTCGTGCCGACCAGAGAATTCAAGGACTTACGTTAATAAATCGTAAGTCCTTTTTTATCAGGATTCTTCACTGCCCTTTCTTTGAGGTAGAGCCATTTACTGTTGCCGATTCCTCAGGAAACAGTGTACAGGAAGTCCTATATGATTCTTTCGGAGTTATGATACAAAACAGCCATCCCGAACTAGTGCTCCCGCTCGGCTTTGCCGGGGGACTATGTGATTCCGATACCGGGCTGATCCATTTCGGCTACCGAGAATACGATCCGACCATTGGTAGATTCATTTCTCCTGATCCTTTGGGGTATGCTGGCGGTGATGTGGATCTTTATGGTTACTGCGGAGATGACCCGGTTAACTTTATCGACCGTATGGGTCTGAGTGACACCAGTGAGGCGCAGGAGGAAGACGAGGGCGAAGGAACTGAGCCTGAAAAGGAAGACGAAAATTTCTTTTGGACGGTAACTCCCAAAGAGAATGCCTGCGAAAAATGTCAGGCACTCAAAGGAAAAACCTTTAAGAAAGAACCTGAAAGACCGCACCCCAACTGTAAGTGCGAAATCAAGAGACATTTCAAGGGCATCACTATTATGGGTAAACTTGATGGTCAAGGCAGCAGCGAAAGTCATAAATTCGGTGCCGGGCAGAAAATCGTTGTTGAAGTGAGGAATCTCGGCCCCTTTTTTGCCGGGGCAAGAATTCAGGTTGACGGCGATGTGGAGGAAAATACTGGACATATGGCTCCGGGCCAGTCCAAGTCTTTTGATTTTACGAAATTCGGCGAGATACCGGTGCCATGGGAAGTGGCGATCACCTGCGATGGAGCCGACAATTCCAGTATTCTTTATTTCATAAGGGGTTAAATGAAATTCACAACATTCTTTCTACTCATCGCACTGTTCATACCAACGAATAGCTGGGCACAATCTATATTGCCGCTCTCTTGCGATGATGTAACCAAAATTGAGGTCTGGCGTCTTCGTGGAGAAGTTTGGCACTGTCCAACCAAAGAAGGCTATCATTATATAGTCATGGCCTACCTGACGAAGGAGGCCCTGACACGATCGGCTCAAATATATGAGGAGGCTGAAGAAACTATCGTTATGGTCGATAATTGCAAGGTTTTCACTAGACATGTGCAAATTAAGGCTCAAGGTAGACTCATACAGAGTGATGCTCCCACCTGGGACAACTTCCGTGGTTACAAAGCAGTCATCATAAGTAAGAAAACCAAGGAAGGGGCCTTTGAAGCTGCCCGGCTGATCTGCCCAAGCAAAGCACCAACGGTTATGCTTACAGATGGAAGCTGACTCTAGGTTGAAAAAATCAAGAAGCCCCGTCAGCACTTGCTGCGGTGCTTCTGTTTTACCCGGCTTTATCTCCCCCTTTGTTTCCGGAGCTAAAATTCAGGTTGACGGCAGTGTAGGTGAATATTCCGGGTGGATGGCTCCGGGAATGTCGGAATCTTTTGAATTCACGAAATTTTGCGAAATACCGGTGCCATGGGAAGTGGCGATCACCTGTGATGGAGCCGACAATTGCAGTGTTTTTTATCCCATAAGAGGTTAAATGAAATTCGCAACATTCATTCTACTCATCGCACTGTTCATACCAATGAATAGCTGGGCACAATCTATATTACCGCTCTCTTGCGATGATGTAACCAAAATTGAGGTCTGGCATCTTCGTGGAGAAGTTTGGCACTGTCCAACCAAAGAGGGTTACCACTATGTGGTCGTAGCTTACCTGACGAAAGAAGCTCAGGCACGCAGGAATCAAGTGTATGAGGCTACTGAAAAAACTCTCTTTATGGTCGATGAATGCAAATATTTTATTAGATATGTGCAAATTGAGGCTCAGGGGAGACTCATACAGAGCGATGCCCCCACCTGGGATAATTTTTATGGTGCGGAAGTAGTCATTATAACCAAGAAAACCAAGGAAGCAGCCTTTGAAGCTGCTCGGCAGATCTGCCCAAGCAAAGCACCAACGGTTATGCTTACAGACGGAAGCTGACTCTCGGCTGAAAAAAAATCATATACCTGCAGGCATATTTCTAACCCGCAACTCAATAGCATCAAATCTCCAGTATTCATGCTCCACAGTCAAAACAACGCCTGATCCATCTGTCTTTATCCTGCGGATATACATTCCCGGTGACCCCGGCAGAACATCAAGCTCGTTTGAAACTTCCGGTGAGTGAAATTGAGGGCGTATCAACAGATCTTTCTGAATCAGTTTTATCTTGTATTCTTTCTCAAGAACCTGAGTCATAGCCTCCGTACGGGTCTTGGGAATAATTCCCGCAAGGCGTTCAGCGTGGAGATAATTTTTGGTGTATGCGACTTTCTGTCCGTCCAGAAAAAAAATATTTTTCATCACATCCACTTCAGTCC
This window harbors:
- a CDS encoding MerR family transcriptional regulator; the protein is MSGQIEEKTYKIGQAAKLVGLKSYVLRFWEGEFEQLEPIRTLSGQRLYSDEHISLIRRIKGLLHDEGLTIEGARKRLEGSENGNCAEQNRAASPAPVDQLPLLRIGNESEMIPERKILREVRAELQEIRKLLG
- a CDS encoding RHS repeat-associated core domain-containing protein, translated to MKSFTNYRMELRPRSELTTGLVLYGETEPAEMQIENLWKIVDRRTGEELKEPRVDFSEFSMGDKLYSSMMKPETKRRWDQKLYEQEQSKAIFAKLKRMVHAQFMEQNPNLPVVRGLAETDYGRKAVAEFSAATASVNHQHSQHPLHPYVQAGTGESIQDELAKDGIEIDPDEKVRTIAFTVPGADKPFSILAAARDEKWRIFERLLAFDPNDLHLQYGYDAGGRLNKVWEGDRLVEQYQYGAQGERLVSETLHSGRRHYEYDDKLRLLQAGDTTYTYNAYGSLSEKKVKNRVTQYEYLSNGQLCKVVLPDGRIIKYVFDKRGVRIAKKINGEIVEKYKWKDFKTIEAIADGTGKNKITFTHDEESDQIIMTSEGKTFYLAVDQVGSVFMVADDQGNEIKRIIYDSFGNVLVDTNEQFYLPLGFASGLTDKDTGLVHFGFREYDSEIGRFTAQDPLGYGGGDVDVYGYCLDDPINFNDPDGLMTGGVGPIDFPPERTVLGIFYRWQASDGACAECKKLDGEYFDTPAVKRPHPNCRCRLIECVVWEEVTKWEKVRETDIYYEYIRAFIVGSGGSAYWRKYYTAEEQRTKRRVRECEDSKTELLNKTETRQVDETDVVETDVTVICQGRNIEHGDFVFTYHPGTGKTVVLSNN
- a CDS encoding RHS repeat-associated core domain-containing protein, with protein sequence MLHCPFFEVEPFTVADSSGNSVQEVLYDSFGVMIQNSHPELVLPLGFAGGLCDSDTGLIHFGYREYDPTIGRFISPDPLGYAGGDVDLYGYCGDDPVNFIDRMGLSDTSEAQEEDEGEGTEPEKEDENFFWTVTPKENACEKCQALKGKTFKKEPERPHPNCKCEIKRHFKGITIMGKLDGQGSSESHKFGAGQKIVVEVRNLGPFFAGARIQVDGDVEENTGHMAPGQSKSFDFTKFGEIPVPWEVAITCDGADNSSILYFIRG